The Triticum urartu cultivar G1812 chromosome 6, Tu2.1, whole genome shotgun sequence genome includes the window ACAAATATGGCGGCATTATCGGCATATAGCGAGGAGCGCATGCAGGTGGCCCTGCCCCCTACCCGGTGTAGCTTGCCCTGTCTTGTGGCGGTGTCGAGAATGCTCTGGATAGGGTCAATGGCCAGGACAAATAGAAGGGGGGAGAGCGGCTCTCCCTCCGGAGCCCACACCATGCCACATAGCTCACCCGGAATCCATTGAGAAGGACTTCTGGATGAGGATGACTGCAGCAGGGCGGTGAGCATATTCTCTGAACTGTGTCGGGAACCGCCGCCGACTGAGAAGGCTGAGGCAAGTAGTCCCATTCTGACAAAATCAAAAGCCCTTTTATGTCTAGCTTGAGAGGAGGGTAGGCTTTCTTTAACCGGTGCATCCGCCGAGCAAGGTTGCGCACGTACATAAAATTATCGTGGATGCTTTCTGGAACTTGATGAGGCGCTCTGGCTACGGGGATATTCAGAGTGTGTGCATGAATGGTGCTAACCGAGTTTCCATCATTCTTGGCCACAATCTTAGTCACCGCATGATGAGGCTGATTGTCTGAAGTCAGGAGATGCTCTCCGCCCCATCTTTCTTGGGAAGGAGAACTACGTTAGCCGTATTCACCCATTGGAAGTGCTCAGAACGTAGGTCGGCAAAACTATTGACCACAGCCATGATGTCCGCCTTAATGACCTCCCAAGAAGCCTTGAAAAAGGCCCCCGTAAAGCCATCCGGCCCCGGGGCTTTATCCTTGGGCATGTCTCCTATGGCGTCAAGGGCCTCATGCTCGCTGAACGGTTCATCCAGGCTGGACAGATCGCACTGATTGAAGTTTATGTCGTTCCAGTTAAGGTCGCTATGCGGTCGAGGCTTCTTTTGCAGCATAGCGGAGAAGTGGTCATGAACCAccttctccttctccttgtgCAAGCCCAAAGAGCCCCCACCCGCAGCCTGCGGATGAAATTCTTCCTCCTCCGTGCGTTCACTTTAATGTGGAAGAACTTTGTGTTGGCGTCACCCTCCTTCAGGTTCCTGATCCTCGAGGCTTGCCTCTTCCTTGCCCTCTCTAGAATCGCATAGCCAATGACTCTCCTCTTGAGCCTCATCCTCAAATCCCATTCCTCCGGAGAAAGAGGCCTTAGATCCATGGCCATGTCAAGCCTGAGGATAACCTCCAAAGCCATCGTGAGTTGTAGCTTTGCACTAGAAAAGAAACTATTGCTCCATCTTCGCAGCGCGACGGCGAGCCGACGAAGCTTTTCGGCAAGTATTCGGCAAGGCTCAGTGTGCTTGGTAGGATTTCCCCACACCTCCGCAACAACCTGACCAAAGCCCGGCAACTTAATCCAGAAATTCTCAAATCTGAAAATCCGGGGCTTCTTTGGCCCATATTCGCTAGCTAGGATGAGTGGGCAATGATCAGAGAGAGAAGTTGCCATGGCGGAGAGGACGTGGGAACTGAACTGGATATCCCAGTCGGAGTTGCAGAAAAAAGTATCGAGCTTGCACAACGTAGGATCAAGCCTCTCGTTGCTCCACGTAAATTTACGATTTTGCAAATGTATCTCCTTTAGCTCACAGGCATTCAGGGCGTTGCGGAAGCGATTTATGCGTGAGATATTTGCGTTCCTCTTGTTTTTGTCCCGCGCCTTATATATCTGGTTGAAATCCCCGTTTGCAAGCCATAAGGTGCCGGCTGCAGGTTTCTGGGCTAGCAACTCCGCGAAAAAATCATCTTTTCTTCTACTGTCCGTCGGGCCATACACTATGGTCAGCTTGAAAGAGATGTCGGAGTTGAGGAGCGTGATCGTGGCCGATAGGTAGAACTCCCCCACGGCGATGTCAGAGGCGCTGATGGTATCTTCGTTCCAAAGCAAGATTATTCCTCCCCTAGTACCCAAAGCTGGCAAAAAAGCGAAGCCTTTCAGCCTATATCCACCAAGATAGGCCGATGTGGCCGCGTCCAGGGCAGCTAACTTGGACTCCTGAATGCACAGCAGGTTGCAGCGGGACGCGGAGATGGCCTCATGCACGGTAGTTCTGCGATCCGAACAATTTAGTCCTCGCACATTCCAACTGATAATGCTTAGGTTGTGTTCACTCATCTAGACAATTTTGACATCAGAGAGACCGTGGCAAAGAACCACTTCATTACATCAAGGCATACAGCCGGTTGCAAGTACAGGAACGGACACAACCATACATGAGGAACAACAACCATCGAACAGGGATTGGCTTCACACAGAAAAGAGAACTTGGACTGGACTAACATCTCGAACTAAAAGGACTCAAACATGACTACTACCAGGCGGACAATCAAACAGCAGCAGTGTCgtctagctgcacagcctcctcgTGGTCCAGCCCCTCTGCTCCACCATGCTCCAGAAGGGCGTCTTCTACGGCTGTTGCAAGATCACAGTCCAGGCAAAATAGTGCACGGAGTGCCCCGACAGCAATGGGAGGTAGCTATCCTCAAAACAGCTCAGCGAACTTGGAGATGGCCTCTTCAGTGATCTGGTTTCCTTCGTGTGTGATCCCCACACGTTGGCACAGAATCTTTTGAGCCATTTGAGCCACTGGTGTTCCTCTGTTTTTTGCCTTTAGCCGGGCGCTGCACCTGCTCAGCGAGAACCCCGGCGCCAAAGTCTTGCGCCTAGCTGCGTGGTCCGCCGTCTTGGTGGGTTGCGGCGTAGGGAGCAAGGGGGCCTCCCTCTGCACAAACAAGGGTGTGGAGATGGCACCTTCAGGGCTCGGTGACCCCAGCGGGGTGGCAAGGATTGGTGATGTCTCTGAAGGCTCGTCCGCCGTAAAAGGCATAGTAGAGCAGTTGGCCTGGCCTGGGAAAGTGTTTGGCACATGCAGCGGCGTCCTGGGCGACCTAGCAGCAGCCTCTAGCGTTGCTGCACACCTGGCTCCCCCTTGCAGAGAAGCCTCGCGCGTGAGCAGCCTCAGCTGGGCcacctccggttcagcagcagcTCGTGCCCCAACCGAAGTAGTCCTGGACGGCGTAGCCGGGAGCGCCGACGGTAGACGACGACGGGGTGACCACGGCCGTGGAGTGGACACCCAGGCATCCCGCAACCGCCCTCTTAAGGCGCCAGGCGAGGGCAGCAACAGGTGAGCGGCGCTTGTCAGGTGTCCTCGCCACGGTTCTGGAACTACAACGTCTTGTGGAGACTGGTGACATGGCCCGACGACGGCGTCCCAAGGCAGGGATGACTGCACCTCCGGGCAACAGCTGCACCTTGGACAGGTCGATCCTTCGGCCGCCCTCCTCATGCCGACGCCCATCGCGGCGGTAGTCCCGCCGGTCCTCGCGGCGCCCATCCTCCGCCCGCCTATCCGCAGCCTGCGACCGGCTACGAAAGAATCGATCACGCCAGGAGGCAGGACGGTCGTCTCGGCGCCCGCGGCGATCTTCCTCTCGGCTCCGGTCCTCGTCGCCGCGGCGGTCTCTGCCATCATCATCACGCCGCCGACCACCACCTCCATTGCTGGGCGGCCGACGCCCACGGTCGCGCAGCGCGGCCTCGCCGTCGACGATTCCGTGCACCCAGTCATAGCGGTCGGAGTTGCGTGGCCTCGACGGGATGGACCCGTCCTCGTACGGGGTGAAGTCTTCTAGCCTGTCCAGATGGACTATGACCCTGTAGGTGAGCCCCTTGCGCCCGCCCATGGCCGATGTAGACACAACGACCTCGCTGCCGACGATGGTCACCCACATGACCTTGGGGATAGTGGAGGGGTTGACGCACCATGCCCGGAGGTCCAAAGTGGTCGCGTCCACCTTCTGCAGTGTGGCAATGTCGAAGTAGTGGAGGATGCACGAGCTGCCGATGATCTTGCCGACCGCCTCCTCCGACCATGCCTGCAACGGCACCTCCTCAAGGCACAAGTGGACATGGTGGTGGAAGGACGCAGCATCCGCCCTGGTCAGCGACCTCCAGTTGGCCGCATGGATGTCAAGGTCCCCATGAGAGAACTTGCCTGGTGCCGCCGTCAGCAAATCCCGGTGATGCGGGAAGGTGAACTTGACGAAAAAATCCTCCGGGTGGTGGGGGACGACCGTGATGTCCGCCTTTGGCACCCTGGTGTAGCGGTGGATCGCCTCCTCCATGGTGGCCACGTTGATCCGCGGGCGGTTGCCGCCGAGCCAGACCAGAGCAGCAACGTTGgcgagcgccgccgcctgcgcGTCCATGTCTGGCGTGGACGCCATGACGACAAACCCCTCCGCGGGACGCGAGGCCGGCTCACCCAGTCGTGGCATGGCAGCCGGCACCAGGGGGCGCGGGCGAGGTGGAAAGGGCACGGTGGGAGCGCGTCGAGCGCGAAGCTGCTGCAGCCTGGTGGAACACTCTCGGAGCCGGTGGCCTTGCCTGTTGCAATAGTCGCAGACGATGGGATCCCTGCAGTCCACGGATATATGCCCGCGTTGCTTGCAGCGATGGCACTTGCGTTTATGAGGCTTCACCGCCCTTCTGTCTCTCCATGAAGTCGCTCGATTCCCGGCGCCAGATGACGAGACGGCCGCACGGCGCGGCTGCCCCCTCTGACCACAGACGCCTTGATGGCGCCACCAATGCGCCAGGCACACCACCTGCCACTGGTGTGCGTTGTTGTCTGAATAGGAGTTGGAAGGGCGACCGGCGAGGGATGCCCATGACTGCACAGGCGCGGGCGCAGCTGGCCGAGGATCAGCAGCATGAATGCACCCAGCAGACGGATACGCATCAGAAGCTTCATTGAATGGTGGCGCAGTTGCACATCCCCGGCCCGCATCAATGCGGCTGGAGGAGATCTCGAAGCTCACGCGCTTGGGCCCCGAGACGCCCCGCGCTCCGCCCATAGCCACGGCCCCGTGCTCAGGCGACTCCGGGATGACCGATGAGCCCGAGCGGAGCACCCGACGCGGTGACAGATCTGGATCCCACGCTGGATCCCGCGgcggagggggagggggcgtgggGAACCCGGGAGGGCGCCGCAGGGAGGGAGTGGAGGCGGGGTCCACCTGGACCGACACTGCCTGGATTTTGATGGCTGCGGCCGCCGGAGCGAACGGATGCAGGTGGGTGGCTGTGGTCGCCGGAGCGGGTTCGCACAAGGGGGGCATGTTAGACTGCCCTTACGTTGATACGTCTTACATTTTGAGACAGAGGGAGCACTAAAGTCGTCTGAAAAAGAAACCAGTTCAATCAAATTTCCCTCAACCGTCCGATCAACATCCCACAGGCCAGAGTCATGTTCTTCCTCCTCCCGCGTCTGCCCGTAGACTCACCCTTCGACGCCGGATGAACTGTCGGCTCCCGCTACTCTTCGGCGCCGCATCCCCGTCTCACCCTCGGAGGCTCCGCGGATTCACTGGCGCCTGAATGTTTTTCGGACGCCTAAAGAATAAGCAAGCGCGCAATAAGTATCATTATATGCCATCACATAGAAAGTGATCCTCTCAGTATCCAGTCTCCATAAATGTTGCCCTTCCTGCACCAAGTTCCAAATGGGGGACTTAGTTGAACCAAGTCAGCAGAATGGAAGCGATGCCATAATATTGGGTACAAATGTAGGTGTATGGATGGAGACTTGCAGTGTGACAAGTGTACCCTTGGAGCACCCTCAAGGATCCCAAGACTGGAGATGCATGCGCATATGCACAAAATTTTAACACCAAGTCAGGCACTGGAAGCCACCAAATCATCTTGCAACAAAAGAGTTCATTACATACTGAAGTTATTTAAAATTAAAGCTGATAAACATATGAACAAGAAATCCCGCAAACTAAGGTGCATCATCAGacaaaacaaaaacagaaacaaaaagctCTAAGCAAcgatttactccctccgtcccaaaatcaGTGTCGTTGTTTTAGTTTAAATCGAACAAATTTGAAGTAAAACCACGACatttattttgggatggagggagcaCAAAACATCACACAGCGGCACATTGCTCTGGGATGAAGGAGAGTGGCCGCCGAGAGTGGCCGCCTCGTGGTGCGTGGGCGTAAAGTGCATTATCCGTCACCAGTTCAACTTCAGCATACAGTTCAGCCACCCTTGCCACCAGTTCAGCTTCAGCATACAGTTCTTCTCCACTTAGTTCTTCTCCAGCAGACCTGACCTGCCACACATCATGCGTCCACTTCTGGGCAACAACAAATCAGTGCATTATGATATCTCCATCGTTTTCATTACCGAAAGAATATTGTACCAGATGTCTTCCAAAATACCCGTACTGCATGGCAGCATGAGTTCTAGATGGCAGCATAAGCTTAATTATAAGCTAAGGTCAAATATTAGGATCCAGCATAAATTGCCCTATAAATTTCATCTTTTTTTCCCTGTTAGCTCAAAGTGTCGGTACTATTACTTCTAAGGCTGCTACAACACCACTTCACGGTAATTCAGTTCGAGTGGAGATGGCATGGAAATTCAAAGCACTCGCTTGGCAGTTTCGAATATGGCCAATGGCGGGGGCTAGGAATCATAGAGTGGTGAAACCCAGGTGGAAAAGGGAGGCTCGACGCCCACCACTCAGGGTGTGTGCCTCCATGTCCATGGTCGGTGGGCACTGGCAAGCAGCTAGGAGGCCTTTTTGCAAATCTAGTAACCAGAAAAGGCTTGCCAGCCAACAGTTATGGTGTTCCAACTTTCCCAGCAAACAGGATTTTCACCCTGGTCCTGTCATGCACTGAATATTTTTGACAGCAATATGTTAGGCAGAGATCTGACAGAAGGAAGTGCCTGTGCGCCGTGCGTGCGTACGTGTCGTGCCATGGCTGGTTCCGAAAGGCAACTTTAATCGACCAAAAAATCAAAAACGATTCAGAAAAAGCATCACTGATCTGGTCCGCTGCGGCCGGTCACTGCAAACTCTCACTCGGCGTTAAAGGGAAAAGGGTGTGTCTTTTTCCAGCCGCTGTGCTGTTCCAACATAGGTATTCTTCAAGATGCAGCCCCCAGCTAATAATGAGAGATCCCCTGATGATTCGAACTCCAAGTGGCATGCATGTAAACCTCAAAAGTTCATTCATGGCCAGAAACCCCACCACTACCATTTCTACTGTGTGCAAACCTGCCGCGGGGCGCATAAAATTAGGACGCACTAGATTTTGATGTGGGCGAACCAGCTAACACAATGACCTGATAGGCACTAAAAATACTAGCCTCCCTGTCCCTGTTGAGTATCTGCCAGTTCGTATCCACCTACTGAACTTCCATTCCCATTGTTCAAGTACTATGAAAAGATCACACACAGTAAAGTGTCCTATGAAAATAATAGGCACCTTAATCTTTCCACTGTACTGCCTTCAGGGTGTTTATCAGTTTGATTCGGAACCACTATTCCGGCAATGGATCGATCAACTAACATGGAAGGATAAGATGAATTAGTTCTGAGAATGAAAAAATGAATCAGATATTGTATAAACACATACTTGGATCAACTTTCAGGGACTATCATTGTCCATGATGAATTGACGCCATACGGTTAAATAATGAGCCGAAATATTGATGGAACAAGCAGGATCTCATACTTGAAATGACACTGCTATATTCCTCCGATGCTGATGCTTCCAAGCGTTTCTAGGTCTCCAGAACAAAGATTTCCTGCCTATAATTTATTTATCAACTAAAGTTGCTGTTTTATTCCCTGCAACGCGTTTGACTACCATTGACAGCTTATGTGTTCAATTTTCTGGGCACGGTATGCAGGGAGGGTAAATTTACATATATGGATGAATATGATAACCCATTTAAGGATTACAATTGTTAGCTCATCAAGAAACTAGTTCATCTTAAGCTATTGATACTTTCCAATTTTTCCTTCTTATGTGAAGTTGTGAACTGAAGTTGTGGTTCATACTCTGACAGTCTGATATTAACCGCACTTGAAATAAAAACAGGTGGGTGAGCGTGGTGTCCAGATGTCTGGAGGGCAGAAGCAGAGGATTGCTATTGCCAGAGCAATCCTGAAGTCACCCAAGATCCTCCTCCTTGATGAAGCCACCAGTGCACTGGATACTGAGTCAGAGCGTGTCGTACAGGAGGCACTCGACCTGGCCTCCGTGGGCCGGACGACTATCGTCGTTGCACATCGCCTCTCCACTATCCGCAATGCTGACATGATTGCTGTCATGCAGTACGGCGAGGTCAAGGAGCTGGGCTCCCATGAAGAGCTCATCGCCGATGAGAATGGCCTCTACTCATCTCTAGTTCGCCTTCAGCAGACTAGAGAATCGAATGAGGTTGATGAGGTCAGTGGCGCCGGCAGCACTTCCGCCCTGGGGCAGTCCAGCAGCCACAGCATGAGCAGGAGATTCTCCGCGGCTAGCAGGTCAAGCTCAGCCCGGTCACTGGGTGATGCAGGCGATGCCGACAACACTGAGGATCCAAAGCTTCCTCTGCCGTCCTTCAGAAGGCTGCTTATGCTCAATGCGCCAGAGTGGAGGCAGGCGCTTATGGGAGGCTTCAGTGCAATTGTGTTTGGAGGCATCCAGCCTGCTTATGCATACGCGATGGGAAGCATGATCTCAGTCTACTTCTTGACCGATCACGGCGAGATCAGGGACAAAACAAGGACCTACGCTCTCATCTTTGTTGCCCTTGCAGTGCTCTCGTTCTTGATCAACATTGGACAGCATTACAACTTCGGTGCCATGGGAGAATACCTCACCAAGAGGATCAGGGAACAGATGCTAACAAAAATCCTCACTTTCGAGATCGGATGGTTTGACCGCGATGAGAACTCCAGCGGTGCCATATGCTCACAGCTTGCCAAGGACGCTAACGTGGTAAGTACTAGACAGAAATTAAGCATGTTGATACTTCAATGGAAATTCATCTAACCTTGCATAATGATTTTGTGTTTTGTTACAGGTGAGGTCTCTAGTGGGTGACCGAATGGCGCTGGTGATCCAAACAGTTTCTGCGGTGCTTATTGCTTGCACCATGGGTCTGGTCATTGCCTGGCGCCTGGCCCTTGTCATGATAGCAGTGCAGCCTCTCATCATTGTCTGCTTCTATGCTCGCCGTGTCTTACTCAAGAGCATGTCCAAGAAATCAATACAGGCACAATCTGAAAGTAGCAAGCTAGCTGCTGAGGCTGTCTCCAATCTCCGTACCATCACGGCCTTCTCATCCCAGGACCGCATCTTAGGCCTCTTCAACCAAGCACAGAACGGCCCACGGAAGGAAAGCATCCGGCAGTCGTGGATTGCAGGCCTTGGCCTTGGCACTTCCATGAGCTTGATGACATGCACATGGGCCCTGGACTTCTGGTTTGGTGGCCGGCTCATAGCTCAGCACCACATTACTGCCAAGGCACTCTTCCAGACCTTCATGATTCTAGTAAGCACAGGGCGTGTGATTGCTGATGCAGGTAGCATGACAACAGACCTAGCTAAGGGTGCTGATGCAATCGCCTCGGTGTTTGCTGTTCTCGACCGGGTAACAGAAATCGACCCTGACAACCCTGAAGGATACAAGCCAGAGAAGCTCAAAGGCGAAGTGGACATCAGAGGAGTCGACTTTGCATACCCGTCAAGGCCAGATGTGATCATCTTCAAAGGATTCTCATTAAGCATCCAATCAGGCAAGTCAACAGCCCTGGTTGGGCAAAGTGGCTCTGGCAAGTCGACCATCATTGGGCTTATAGAGCGATTCTATGACCCGGTGAGGGGAATGGTAAAAATTGATGGCAgagacatcaaaacatataatCTTCGAGCCCTGCGGCGGCACATTGGACTGGTCAGCCAGGAGCCAACGCTATTTGCCGGCACAATCAGAGAAAACATTGTGTATGGCACAGAAACAGCAAGTGAGGCAGAAATTGAGAATGCAGCAAGGTCCGCCAATGCACATGACTTCATCAGCAACCTCAAGGATGGATATGACACATGGTGTGGCGAGAGAGGTGTTCAGCTGTCAGGAGGGCAGAAGCAGCGCATTGCAATTGCCCGTGCCATCCTGAAGAACCCGGCCATCTTGCTACTAGATGAGGCTACCAGTGCACTGGACAGCCAGTCCGAAAAGGTGGTACAGGAGGCACTGGAGAGAGTGATGGTTGGCAGGACAAGTGTGGTGGTGGCACACAGGCTCAGCACAATCCAAAACTGTGACCTGATCACTGTGCTCGACAAAGGAATTGTTGTGGAGAAGGGCACACACTCATCCCTCATGTCAAAGGGTCCCTCTGGAACATATTATAGCTTGGTTAGTTTGCAAcaaggaggcaaccagaactaaAGTATTTCCATGACAATAGAGCACTCGTATTTGAATTAGAACTGTAAGCAAGGATGGCGATCAGATCATTTAAACTTTCGGCGACAATGGGCTATTTTCTCCTGTTGCACTATCAGTATATAGAAGTGTGCCAAGCTTGTAGTTTATTCATATAACTGCTGGATATGTATTGCAGTGATGCAAAGGTCAAGAAATCTTAGATAAGCAGTATAGTAGGTTTCTAGGTTGTATCTGTATTTATTTTTCTGTCTCCTAATAATTATTCAAAACCACTATACTTATTCACAACACGGATTTGTAACGGCATGAGCTAAGTTTCACAATTCAAAAGTAGGAACAAACATTAATTAAAGTTTTATATCTTTGACCCAGATGTGGATTGACAAGGAACACAAGGAAACAAATAAATGAGGTCTACAATCCATAGAGCGGTAATAATACGACAAAGTCATAAGAACAGATAAGAGACAAAGTATGTGGTTGCAATTTTTCTATGTTAGTATCAAAATGTTAAAAGACCAGCAATTTTTATGAGATGTGAGCATGAGCAGATCTAGTGCGTAGTCTATGGGAGGTATCCCCACTCCCTCCCCCAAATAATTTGCAAAACTCACTAGTTCATATACATGTTGTATGTCAAATTTAGAGTACAAACCACTAATGTCATTGACGATTTCACAGCACACAAATACCAGCTTTATTTGGACAATTGACTTGATGAAATACAACACTATTGTTAATTTTAAATAGATTATTAATGTCACCTTTACTAACATAACCCTGCCACTTCTTGTATCAACACTTGTTTATCTGCTACTCTGTTGTACCTAGCTAGTTGGGGTTATATCAGATACATTAGAGCCAGTTACTTCTCTTGGATCTTGCTTTAAGTATTGCAATCATCCAATTCTAAGACCATTGTTGGACAGGTGGGCAGAATAGAGCAAGAACTTTGAGGAGTACTTTGAAGGGCTGGAATATTAATTATGAGTGTTTCTTAAAAAAAAACAGTATCCATAGATACAGTGAGGTAAATGGTCTAGATTTGACTAATTTTAATCTGAGAAAGCAGTTGAGTGAACAGTGCATCAGGAAAGAGGAGCGGGTCAAGTGGTTTCAGAGGGCTAAGATGACTGAGTTTCTTAAAGGGGATTCTCTCACTTCCTATTTTATTTCTAAAGCTAGTGGTAAGAAAAGGAAAAACAAGATTTACTACAAACCTCCAAAACTTATATAATcactgaacatcagattgcatatatAATTGAGCATCACATTGCATTATATAATTGAGCATCACATGTATATTTCTTTGCATCAGGAAGAGGTGGTTGTACAGGGCGGTGAGGAGATTTTGATATGCTACTAATTTCTTGAAAAATTGTTTGGCCTTGTAGAAGATAGTGTGCATATATCTATACAGGTTCCTTTGGAAAATGTTCTAGAGGATTGTGATAGAGCTAAATTACATGCACCTTTTACTGTAGAGGAGGTTAACAATGCTACTTTTCAAATGAAACGTAATAAGACTCCTGGCCTAGATGGTTTCACAATAGAGTTTTATCAGCACTATTGGCCTTTGATTAGTAAAGGTATTATGAGTTTGTTTGACGGTTTTTATCTAGGTAAATTACGTCTTGCTTGTCTTAATTAGAAGATGCTCTAAGACCATTTAGCAGAAATATCAAATATCAAAATAGAAGTAAAGATTACTAATTTGGTCTTGTGAGCAACCATGTTATTTTGGTTTGATGCTATTTAGTATCCCCAGTTCCCATCTTGTAATGGCTAACTTTGGGTCTTGGCTTTTTTATGGAGGGCCTAGGTCACCAAGATAGTAGTAGCTTTCTGTATTTGTATTCTGTCTGCTCTAGGATAGTAGTTATGGGTGGGCACAACATCTGCAGTTTCGTCTAGAAAGTCTAACTCGTGGAAAGCTTGCAAATTCCCTGAAGTTAAGCAGGCCCAAAGTTTCACGAACAAGTGAGCTATTAGCAGCTAAGCTAAGGTTCGGTCAAACTGCGGCCACCACTATCTTTCACCACTGCTTAGGTTTTGCTGATGGAATAAATAATAAACTAGAGCAGACATGCTTGCTTTCTCTCTATTTTGGGATACATGTGACATTTTATTTTCAAAACGCTATTTTGAATATAGCACGCTATAACTTGTATAGCATTTGGAGAAGGGCTACGCTATTTTTGGTAGAACTCTATTTTTTACATTGGTTCATATGCATATTGTACGTCAAATTTAGCCTAGCCCACCAACACCTCAACAAACAACACACCAGTAATGTCATTGCAGATTCAACAAGATTAGTTTCCAACCAGGTAACATTATTAATGACATAGGAGTAGAAGAGATGATAGGCTCAAAATTTTAAGAAAAAATCTTGTGATCTTTCTATTAAACTTATGGAGATTATAGAGTTAACTTCCAAAATGTTAATTGTCAAGCCATATACAATTTGGCTTCGATATCACTTCAGCACTGGCACCTATTTCAAACCATTATCATTTAACACATACACATCTGAACTATTCGGAGTTTTATAACACGTGTCTGAACTATTTTGTGAGCGCAAAAGGCATTCACGGTCCCTTGGCTGAATTTGGTGCTTCGACTCAGAATGTACCTTTGACTTTACAGACTCCGTAAACCCGCTGAATTGTGCTAGCCAACGTTTTCCAAACAAAAAAACATGTGCGTGTGAAAAATGGCTCCTGTGTACTAAGTAAAATCCTAAATCCGCCATTCAAACCAAGGAGTGAAACCCTCTTGAGCCATGACTAATCAAGGCAGTTTTAGCCCACAGTCCGAACCCTACGACGAGCATTTGATAACTCTACCAGGCAACATCAGCAGATGCGAGTAGAATTGGTGGTGGCATCGGTTTGATTCACCTTGTGGCAGTGGGGGCGAGGTGGATAGGTCTCTCGTGGTGGCGCCGGAGAGGCCTTCGGGCGTCATCCCGTCTGAAGGAGCGGAGCGCGGGCGATGCGCTGCGGCGGCGGGGCCGAGCAAGC containing:
- the LOC125512119 gene encoding uncharacterized protein LOC125512119 — encoded protein: MPPLCEPAPATTATHLHPFAPAAAAIKIQAVSVQVDPASTPSLRRPPGFPTPPPPPPRDPAWDPDLSPRRVLRSGSSVIPESPEHGAVAMGGARGVSGPKRVSFEISSSRIDAGRGCATAPPFNEASDAYPSAGCIHAADPRPAAPAPVQSWASLAGRPSNSYSDNNAHQWQVVCLAHWWRHQGVCGQRGQPRRAAVSSSGAGNRATSWRDRRAVKPHKRKCHRCKQRGHISVDCRDPIVCDYCNRQGHRLRECSTRLQQLRARRAPTVPFPPRPRPLVPAAMPRLGEPASRPAEGFVVMASTPDMDAQAAALANVAALVWLGGNRPRINVATMEEAIHRYTRVPKADITVVPHHPEDFFVKFTFPHHRDLLTAAPGKFSHGDLDIHAANWRSLTRADAASFHHHVHLCLEEVPLQAWSEEAVGKIIGSSCILHYFDIATLQKVDATTLDLRAWCVNPSTIPKVMWVTIVGSEVVVSTSAMGGRKGLTYRVIVHLDRLEDFTPYEDGSIPSRPRNSDRYDWVHGIVDGEAALRDRGRRPPSNGGGGRRRDDDGRDRRGDEDRSREEDRRGRRDDRPASWRDRFFRSRSQAADRRAEDGRREDRRDYRRDGRRHEEGGRRIDLSKVQLLPGGAVIPALGRRRRAMSPVSTRRCSSRTVARTPDKRRSPVAALAWRLKRAVAGCLGVHSTAVVTPSSSTVGAPGYAVQDYFGWGTSCC
- the LOC125512118 gene encoding putative multidrug resistance protein; its protein translation is MGGAADAKKAPFGSSLVSVFMHADAADVALMVLGLVGAIGDGISTPAMLLITSRIFNDLGSGPDLLQEFSSKIDENARNLVFLALGCWVMAFLEGYCWSRTAERQASRMRARYLAAVLRQDVEYFDLKVGSTAEVIASVSNDSLVVQDVLSEKVPNFVMNAAMFFGSYAVALALLWRLTLVALPSVLLLIIPGFMYGRILIGLARRIREQYTRPGAVAEQAISSVRTVYSFAAERATMAHFSAALEESTRLGIKQGLAKGIAVGSNGITFAIWAFNVWYGSRLVMYHGYQGGTVFAASASIILGGLALGSGLSNVKYFSEASAAGERVLAVIRRVPKIDSGSDTGEELANVAGEVEFKNVEFCYPSRPESPIFASFCLRVPAGRTAALVGSSGSGKSTVVALLERFYDPSGGEVALDGVDIRRLRLKWLRTQMGLVSQEPALFATSIMENILFGKEDATPEEVTAAAKAANAHNFISQLPQGYDTQVGERGVQMSGGQKQRIAIARAILKSPKILLLDEATSALDTESERVVQEALDLASVGRTTIVVAHRLSTIRNADMIAVMQYGEVKELGSHEELIADENGLYSSLVRLQQTRESNEVDEVSGAGSTSALGQSSSHSMSRRFSAASRSSSARSLGDAGDADNTEDPKLPLPSFRRLLMLNAPEWRQALMGGFSAIVFGGIQPAYAYAMGSMISVYFLTDHGEIRDKTRTYALIFVALAVLSFLINIGQHYNFGAMGEYLTKRIREQMLTKILTFEIGWFDRDENSSGAICSQLAKDANVVRSLVGDRMALVIQTVSAVLIACTMGLVIAWRLALVMIAVQPLIIVCFYARRVLLKSMSKKSIQAQSESSKLAAEAVSNLRTITAFSSQDRILGLFNQAQNGPRKESIRQSWIAGLGLGTSMSLMTCTWALDFWFGGRLIAQHHITAKALFQTFMILVSTGRVIADAGSMTTDLAKGADAIASVFAVLDRVTEIDPDNPEGYKPEKLKGEVDIRGVDFAYPSRPDVIIFKGFSLSIQSGKSTALVGQSGSGKSTIIGLIERFYDPVRGMVKIDGRDIKTYNLRALRRHIGLVSQEPTLFAGTIRENIVYGTETASEAEIENAARSANAHDFISNLKDGYDTWCGERGVQLSGGQKQRIAIARAILKNPAILLLDEATSALDSQSEKVVQEALERVMVGRTSVVVAHRLSTIQNCDLITVLDKGIVVEKGTHSSLMSKGPSGTYYSLVSLQQGGNQN